GATTGCCCCGGCCAGAATAAAGAAAGGAATCGCCAGCAGCGAAAATTTGTTCACGCCGTTGGTAATCTGGATCATGACTGCTTCAAGCGGCAGATCGATCCAGAATGCGCCAACAATGGCGCTCAACCCTACTGCGTAGGCAACGGGAACACCGACCGCCAGCAGCACGGCCAATGTAGCAACAAGAATAAATGCATCCATGGTATTGGCTCCGAATTAAGAACTGCCAAGCATTACCACAGGGCGTTTATCCTGCGGGCCGAAAAACATCTTTTCGATGATGAACAGCACGGTGATTAACGAACCGATAGGCAACGGTAAATAACTTTCACCTGCGGTTAATAAGGGAAACTCCGCCACGGGCTGCTCCCATAATTCCAGGCAAAGTAATGTGCTGTAATAAAGAATAAACAGACTAATTAAGAGCATCAGAAGGTTCGACAGATGAACGCAAATCTTCTTACCGGATTCTGGCAATCTGTCGGTCAACATACTGACGGCAATATGTGAGTTGGAACGGTAACTGACGGCGGCACCGACAAAAGTAAACGTCACCATACAAATGATTGAAATGGGTTCTGGCCAGGATAATGCGGCATTTAATACATAGCGTGCGAATATTCCGACTGGAATCACGAGCGTCATAATTAATAACGCCAGACCAGAAACCCACATGGCAATACGATAGAGTACATCCATACTGGAAAGATAAGACTGTGCCATTGTGCCACCTATATTCGCTAAGCAATAAGCGAAGGGGAATTGTTGATATCAGGGGCGAATAAATAGAGCGCTATCTATGACGTTGCCGATAAATCCGTGGTGTGGTGATAATGGAAATCTATCCACTATCACCGTTTTCATTGCGTTAATCCGTTCGTCAAGAGTCTGCTATTTATCCGCTCAGGTGAGAGATTGATTATTGGACGTCGGCGACGGCTTTAATCAGATCCTGATATTTGGCACCAAACTGATCGCGTACGGGCTGAGTGGCTTTGAAATAATACTCGGTATCAATGTCATGGAATTGAACGCCACCCGCTTTCATTTTATCCAGAGATTGCTGAGTATACTCACTCCACAGCACGCGCTGTTCTTGCTGTGCTTCTTTCGCGAGCTTCAGGATAAGATCCTGATCTTCTTTAGAAAGTTTGTCCCATTTGGTTTTGGAATACAGAAACAGTTCAGGAATAATGAAGTGGCGACTCCAGGTGTAGTTTTTCACGACAGGCAGGTAGTTATGTGCGACAAACGTCGGCGGGTTATTTTCAGTGCCGTCAATCACACCAGTTTGCATGCCGCTGAAGACTTCACTGACGCCCATCGCGATTGAGTTGGCACCCATCGCTTTTAGCGTTGCCAGCGCGACCGGGCTACCCTGGACGCGAATTTTCATGCCCTTAAGGTCTTCTGGTTTTACCACTGGTTGTTTGGTGATTAAGTTACGCGTTCCTGCGTCCATCCAGCCCAGAAAAACCAGTTTGGATCTGCTGTTGTTAGTAATTTTGTCTCCAATTTCCTGACCGATTTTTCCATCCAGCACTTTGTGCATATGATCTTCATCACGGAAGATATAGGGCAGCGTGAAGACTTCTATTTCTGGTAAAATAGCGGCAACGGGCGTCATTGATACACGAATAATATCAATCGCACCAAGCTGTGCCTGCTCAATCATTTGTTTTTCATCACCTAAGACGCCACCGGGAAAGGTTTTAATTTCCAGTCGGCCATTTGTGGCGGATTTTAATTTCTCTCCCATTTTCTGAACGGCAACGACATTAGGGTAACCTTCTGGGTGAACATCAGAGGCTTTAATTTGTTGTGCCTGAATCGCTTGGCTCATCAGGAGTACGGTAGATCCCAGACAAACGCCGATCAATGTTTTTGACAGCTTCATTGAATTATCTCCAGAGGTGGGGTGACATTATCGATAATCAAATGGTGATTTAAAAATATAACTCTATGAAAAATAGTGTAATGAACAGTAGGTTTACTGCTGAGAAAACGGCAGCCGGATTAAGTTATTCTTGTGGCATGCATCGGTATTCTCTGTGATTTAAGCTAACCTATTATACAACTTTGTAGAATGACTCGTGTCACAAAAGAAAAAGCTAATATGAAATACTGTTTTATATGGATTTTATTCCTATTTACCTCACGAACTTATACGTAACATTGTGTTTTTATTTATCTTATTATACTTAATTGTATCCTATTATTTCGTGAAACTTGTCGCCAGCCATCATGAAATGGTGTGATAACTTAATGTCGATCACAAAAAGCCGATCGTAAAAATTCGATTATAAAATCTGGGATATCACGCCGCGTTTAGGGGCGTTTTGCCTGAGATATGCCGGAATACGCCTCTTCTTTCTCGTTTTTATGCTTTTTCTGCCGATATGCCGGCAATACCCCCAAAAACCCTGTTAGAACGCAAGAAAAGTGCATTATCTTGTGTAAATAATAATGAGAACGACTATCAATTCGTTCAGGGTTTGGTATCATTTCAGGCTGCGTTATTGCGGCATTATACCTGCGGGTATGTGCGGATATTGTACAGAACAGATGACTGTACAGAACAGATGATGTACAGAATGAATGGTGGAGGCACAGCGTGAAGACGGCTGTCAGTAATACAACTCAACAGGTGTTATCAACCTGGCAAAAAAAACGTGGCGTGTTCAGCGCATTTTCCCGTAGCGTGCTGGTTATCCTGCTGTGTACAGCGGGACTAAGTGGAAATGCGTTTGCGGCTCCTGCAACGACGCCGTTATCGACAGAGAATGCAGCGCCTGCCACTCAGCCTGCTGCGGCATCTCCTTCAGCCCCTGTGACAACCGATGCTCCGGCGTCAGCCCTCTCGCTGCCAGCGAGTGCGGCACCGGGCACCAATAACCTGATGAAAACCGATTTGTCCGTTTGGGGCATGTACCAGCACGCTGATGCCGTGGTGAAAACGGTGATGATTGGCCTGCTGCTGGCTTCCGTGATTACCTGGGCGATCTTCTTCAGTAAAAGCGTTGAGATGTCTGGTGCGAAACGCCGTCTGCGCCGTGAATATCTGGCGTTGGAGCAGGCAAAAACGCTGGATGATGCGCTGGAAACGGCCGACGCGTTCAAAGCTGGCAGCGTCGCGCAACAACTATTGGTGGATGCGCAGAACGAACTGGAGCTTTCCGCACGCTCGGATGACAACAACGGAATTAAAGAGCGCACCGCGTTTCGTCTGGAGCGCCGCGTGGCGGCTACCGGGCGTCACATGGGGCGTGGTAACGGCTATCTGGCCACGGTCGGTGCGGTGGCGCCGTTTGTCGGGCTGTTTGGTACGGTATGGGGCATCATGAACAGCTTCATCGGTATCGCACAGACGCAAACCACCAACCTGGCGGTAGTGGCTCCGGGGATTGCAGAAGCCCTGCTGGCGACGGCGATTGGTCTGGTTGCCGCGATTCCTGCGGTTGTCATCTATAACGTCTTTGCACGTTCGATTGCCAGCTACAAAGCGATGGTCAGCGATGTCGCTGCACAGGTGCTGCTGCTGCAAAGTCGCGATCTCGATGTGGCTGCCAGCAATGATAACCGGGCGTCTTCAGCTGCGCATAAACTGCGGGTGGGTTAAGTCATGGCGATGCATTTGAAGGAGGACGTGAGTGATGACGGTGAAATGCATGACATTAACGTCACGCCGTTCATTGACGTCATGCTGGTTCTGCTGATTATCTTCATGGTAGCGGCACCGTTGGCAACGGTGGATATTCGTGTCGATCTGCCCGCGTCATCGGCAGCACCGCAACCGCGCCCGGAGAAACCGCTTTATCTGACGGTAAAAGCGGATAAGCAAATGTTCCTGGGGGAAGAGGTGGTTAGTGAGCAATCTCTGGCTCAGGTTCTGGACGCGAAAACCAGCGCTAACAAAGAAACGACCATCTTCTTTCAGGCAGATAAAAGCGTCGATTATGAAACCATCATGAGCGTGATGGATTCACTGCGTAAAGCGGGCTACCTCAAAGTTGGGCTGGTCGGTGCGGAAACCGCGGCTAAATAGCGGCTGAGGGTGTTTTAAGAAGGAATGCGGCGTGAATGTTCAAACCGCGTTCCTTTTTTTATGCTTGTCTTTTGTGTGTATCGCTCGCTGTGTATCGTCTGACAGGAAACGTTGGTGCAGATCTACGCCCGCGAGTCGGGATGACGCCAGTGAATCCGCGTCGGGATATAGCGCCGATCTTCTTCAAGCGGCTGTTGTGCAATCAGGCTGGTTACCATCTCAAAGCTGCTGCGCGCCAGATTTTCACAATCCTGCGCCACGGTATCGATCTTCAGCGGTAAACAATCAAACAGATAGTGATCGTCAAAGCAGCACAGCCGGATGCCGCTTTCCATCAGGTTATGCTGGTTCATATAACGCAGTACGCCTTCCATCAGGCCACAGGCGGCAACAAACAGCGCTTTTGGCGGACGACCCAGCGTGGCACACAGCTGGGCAAACATTTCATAACCCGCGCTGGGGTGATAGCTGCCGTGAATAATCCACCCCGGCTTGCAGTCGATACCTGCACGCGTTAGTCCAAGTTGAAAGCCTTCCAGACGGTGGCGAGTCGGGGAAATTCGCGGCTGGCCGCCAAGGAAATAGAACTCATCATGATGCTGGCGGGCGATGCGTTCGACCATTTCCGCCGTGGATTCTACCGCTTCGGAGATCACCATCGGCAGCGTGGAATCACCAATCACCCGGTCAAATTGTATAACGGGCAACTGCTGATTAATTTTTTGATACTCGGTATCGCTCAACAGGCTGGAGGCGACAATCAGACCATCGATCTGACGCTGCACCAGACTGTTGACCGCCATCATCTCCTGACTGGCGTTTTCGTCGGTGCAGGCAATCAGCAACTGTAACCCTGCTTCACGGCACAGCATTTCCAGCTCGCGGGAAATGACGGCAAAGCCGTAGTTGGTCATTTCCGGTACCACCAGCCCCAGCGTGTTGCTGCGTGAGGAACGCAGCGAACGGGCGTGAATGCTGGGTTGATAACGCTGCTCATGCGCGACGGCTAAGATACGATCGCGGGTTTCATCAGAAACGCGAAACTCTTTGCTGCGTCCGTTAAGTACCAGACTGGCGGTGGATTTTGATACACCGGCCAGCGCGGCGATGTCACTGATTGTTATGCGTTTAGTCGGTTTCACCGCGAGGTCTGCTATCAGAAAAAAGGAAAGTTATTCTATCACGCATGGCGCTAACAGCCAGTGTTGTAGCGTTAATCGACCAGAGCCGCTGAACGTCATGGTCGCGTCACTTTCCGGGAAATAGCGTGCAGACATCACGGCCTCACCGTCGTTGATGAAAATTTCAACGCTGGAGCGATCGCACAGTATCTGCAATTGGCTCAGCTCACCGCGCCAGTAGCGATGTTCGGGTTCGCCAGTGCGGCGGTTGTGTCGGCTCAGCGTGACGCGTTCTCCATCCCAACAGAGAACCAGTTGTGAGGCGAGGCTGAGCTGGAATTCGCCCTGAACGGTGATGAGAATTTCCGCGCTGCTGACATGCAGCGGAGACGCGTAGTCTGCGGCACCATGCCAGGAGTAATGCTGCCTGCGCAGCTGTTGCAGTTCACGTGCAGGGTGTTGATAAACGCGATCGCCACGCAGTGTGAGTTCGCGCGGGCAGGTCATGGTGTGGATCCAGCCGTACTCGATCGTCGGCTCAAAGAATTCATTATCGTCGGGAATCGACATCCAGCCGAACAGCAGGCGTCGCCCGTCTTCGCTCAGCGTGGTTTGCGGGGCGTAAAACTCGAAGCCAAGATCCAGTTCATGGAAACCCTGATGGGGATAAGCACCGTTGTCGTAGTTAAGCGAGCCGATGAAATAGCCCGCCTGGAAGGTATTCAGGTAGCGCTCTTCTTCGGCGGGAACCCCCTGTGGGCAGCAGATCAGCACGTCCTTTCCATCCAGTGGGAACAGATCCGGGCACTCCCACATGTAGCCAAAATCCCCGACCCCGCCCAAACGAGAACCGGCGATCTCACCGATCTTTTCCCACGCCAGCAGATCGTCAGAACGGTAGAGCAGCACTTTCCCTTGCAGGTCGAGATCTTGTGCGCCGAGCACCATGTACCAGCGGTCATCATGACGCCACACTTTCGGATCGCGAACGTGCCCGGTGTAGCCGTCAGGGAGCGTCAGAACCGCGCCCAGTTTGTCATATTCACCGTTAGGATTTTCGCGGGCAAGGCATTGGAACGCGGTACGTGAGCCATCGTCGTATTTCACGTTACCCGTATACATCAGCATGATCGCGTCCTGATCGACCACGGCAGAGCCAGAATAGCAGCCGTGGCTTTCATAGCTTTCACTGGGCACCAGTGCGACGGGTTCATGCGTCCAGTTCACCAGATCGGCGGAGCTCCAGTGCCCCCAGAATTTTGCTCCGTGGGCACAGGATAAAGGATTCCACTGATAAAACAGATGGTAACGCCCGTTGTGATGAATAAATCCGTTCGGATCGTTGAGCAGACCCACGCACGGGGACAGATGCCATTCCGGGCGATACGGGTCTTCCTGTTTCCGTGAGTGGCCTGACATCAGGGCGTGCGCCATGCGCTTTAGTAAGTGGACTTCCTTCATTATTCGCTATCCGTTTTATATTTCAGCAGTAAGGAAATGACAAAGGCCGCGCCGAACGCAATCAACATCCCAATCAGGTAGTTAAGCATCGACCCGCTTTGCACAATGGCCAGCCCCGGAAAACCGGTCAGCCCGACTGCCGTCATATTGACGTGATTGAAGACAACCCACGCGCCACCAAGGGCACCGCCTGCCAGTGCGGCCAGGAACGGCTTAATAAAGCGCAGGTTGATACCAAATATCGCGGCTTCTGTGATACCCAGCAGACAAGACAGTCCTGCGGGAACGGCAATCGCTCGGGTTTTCGCATCACGCGTTTTGAAGTATACCGCCAGACATGCGCCACCCTGCGCCACGTTCGCCATCGCCCAAATCGGCAGCAGGAAGTTGACGCCGATATTCGGGTTACCAAGCAGTCCGGCTTCAATGGCATGGAAGCTGTGATGAACGCCAGTGATCACGATAACGGAGTAGAGGCCGCCGAACAGTAAACCGGCTAACCAGCCAGCGTGAGCAATCAACGTGCTGAGTAAGAAAGAAATACCGTCGCCCAGCGCACGCCCCGCCGGCCCGATGAGCAGCATAGCAACGAAGCCGGAAATGATGACGGTGAGGAACGGCGTGACGATGATATCCAGCGCGTCAGGTACGATTTTACGCAGGCGCTTTTCTACGATGCTCATGAACCAGACGGCCAGCAGTACCGGAAACACGGTGCCCTGATAGCCAATCATGGCGATGTCCATGCCGAAGAAATGCATGGTCTGGAAGCCCCCCGCGACGCCCCAGGCGTTGGTCAGCGCCGGGTGGGTCAGAATGCCGCCCAGCGTCGCGCCGAGATAGGGGTTTCCACCGAACTCGCGCGCGGCAGTAAAACCGATCAGGATAGGCAGAATAATAAAGGCAGCGGAGCTGAACATATCCAGCATCACGAAGATCGCGCTGCTGGCATCGACCCAGCCATAGGTCTTGATCATACCAAGCAGCCCCATCAACAGACCGGAAGCGATAATTGCCGGCATGATAGGGACGAAGATGTTCGATAGCAGACGTGCCAGACGTTGCAGCGGGTTTAGCTTCTTCGCTGCGATGGAGGCCGCTTCGGATTTGCTCGATTCACTGATGCCAGCTGCTTTGATGAACTCGGCATACACCTTGTTGACCAGACCTGTGCCGAAAATGATCTGCATTTGTCCCGCGTTCTGGAAACAGCCTTTAACGCCGTCAACGTTCTCGATGGCTTTTTTATCAGCCAGATTGTCGTCATTCAGTACCAGACGCAGGCGAGTCGCGCAGTGGGCAGCACTGGCGATATTCTCTTTCCCGCCGAGAAGGGGGATGAGCGCGGCGGCAGTTTTGTTGATATCCATGTTATTCCTCTTTATATGTCGTCACTTTGACGTCGATTAGTGCGTAATCGACGCCAAAGCCGGACAAGGGTTAGAACCAGGTTTCCATCTGGATACCAAAGTTCCATTCGCCGCCTGCTTTAAAGCCGGTGGAGCCAAACGTATCTTCACTGGAGTAGTTATCCAGTCGCTTATCCCAGTCCATGTAGCTGGCAAACACGCGCAGTTCAGGACGGCTAAAGAAGTTGCCGATATCACCGACCTTGAATGTCGGTGCGAATGTCAGCTTGTAGAAACCGCCGCTAACCTGATTCAGGCTGCGATAACCGCGCGGATCGAGGTCCATGTATTGATAGCTGCCTTCATAAGCCAGTGCAAAGTTTTCGGTGATTTCCTGAATCAGGCGCGCATTAAATGTCACCCATTCGTAGCTATCGCCGTTGACGTAACGATCTTTGCTGGTTTGCGCCAGGATGGACGGGGCGAAGCTCCAGGTCTTGTTCAGCGCGGTTGTTCCGTAGGTCGCAAAGCGCCAGGTGTTGGCATCGTTGGTCAGGTTGCCGTCGGCACCGATGTTTTTCACTTCGCCGCCCAGCCCGTGACCGTAGAGGATCGCGGTTTTCGATGTCCCGTCACGCAAGCCGTAGAAGCTGTCGCCGTGGTAAGCCACCATCGCGTGGTAGCCTTTATCGCCTGCATTGGTGTTGGTGACGACGGTGTTATCACGGCTTGTACCGGTGTTTGCTTTTATCGGTCTTGGAACTGGTGGCGGAGTCATTGATCGACAGGCCGGAACGCGCGTAGCCGTGGAATTCAAATCCATCCGCAAAGGATTTTTGCTTAGCCAGCGCCGTCGTGCGCTGTTCCACCTGCTGGGTTTTCTGTTCGGTTTGTGTGGTGCGGGTGGCGAGCTGTTGGGTTTGCTTTTCAGCGGCGTCGGCTCTGGCCTCGGCGGCCTGGGCACGGGCTTCAGCCTGTTGCAAACGCTGCTCCATGGCGTTCAGGCGGGCTTCAATACTATCGGTGTTGGCGGCAGAAACATAAAGCGGGGAGGAGAGTAATAATCCTATCGTCACAGCAAGGTGGCTTGGTTTCATTTTTTCGTTCTCGTCGTGAAGGAGATTTATTGTTTTTGGATTTCTCATGTTTAGCTAAATTGCTAAACCGGTTTTTCATGAGGAAAATAAAAGCCAGCAGAAGGGTTAGCAAGAAATTTCACTCGCCCGATTCTGTAACTGTGATCCTGACTACAAAACCGGACGGTAACCGTATTAAAACGAGGGGATTAGGGCTTAGCTAAGGGAGTGCGTGCAATTGCTGAGCGTAGGGGAGTGCGGTCATTGCACCTTTTGCCGTGGTGGCAAGTGCGCCGCACTGCTGTGCCTGCGCGATAATCGGCTCCCAGCTAAGCGGCTGTGACAGCTCGTTATATTGCGCCAGGCCATGCAGTAAACCAGCGACGAAGGCATCCCCCGCACCTGTCGTATCGACGGGGGTTACCGACGGCGCGGCAAAGTGCTGTAGCTGGTGGCGATCGTGCAGCCAGACGCCTTCGCTGCCCAGTGTCACCAGCAAGAGCCGGGTGGGGTAGCGCTGCATGAACTGCTGAATCCCTGCTTCAACGTCCGGTGTTGAACACAGAAAGGCGAGTTCCTCACGCGACAGTTTCACTACGTCGGCCAGCATCAGTGCCTGTGTCAGGCAGTCGCGCAGTTCCTGCTCGCTTTGCCAGAGATCGTCACGGATATTCGGGTCGAAGCTGACCCAGCCTCGCGCGGCTTTCACCTGCCGCATCGCTTCAAAGGCGGTACTACGCGAAGGTTCCTGTGAGAGTGCGATGGAGCAGAGGTGCAGCCATTCTCTCTGGTTGAATATCGGCAGGTCTTTCGGCTGTAAAAACAGGTCTGCGCTTGGGCGTACCATAAACGTGAAGGCACGTTCCCCTGCTTCATCGAGGCTAACGACCACGGTTGAGGTGCGGTGGAGTGTGTCGTGCGCCATGTGATGCGTATCGACGTTCTCCTGTTCCAGCACTGTTTTTAGAAAATGGCCAAAAACATCGTCACCGACGCGCCCGATAAAGGCGCTGTTTCCCCCCAGTCTGGCAATGCCGACTGCGACATTGGCCGGTGCGCCGCCGGGACATTTCAGATAGCGTTCCGTATCTTCCGGGATGAGATCGACAACCGCGTCGCCCATGACCCAAATTCTGTTTGCCATAATGTTACTCTTATCAACGAGAATCAGACTGTTTGCTAAAATAGAAGAATCGGTTTAGCTAAGCAATACCCTTCATTGCAGAGACGCATCCACATCAATAAAACGCACTTTTCCACATCGCATTGGTGAAAATTTATGCGATAGTCATCACGTTGCTACGGTTATCGGACTAAATAAACGAGCCTGTCATCCGATAGTTATGAGGCGTGGCTCAATGAATCCGGGAATCAAGCCGCAAAAAAGGACGAATGGAGAAGGATATGTATCACCCTACCTCTTTCCGGGGTTACCCCGGTGCGTAATTACAACCTGCTTTGGGGAATATGGGCGCTATGGGCTTTGCTGGTCGTCGCCTGGCTTATTGATATTTATAGCGAATTCCCCCTTCGCTATTACGGTCAGGGAGTGGCTGCTGTGCTCGTCGCGAGTGCCGCGATCGCATTTTTCTATACTGTTAAAAGGAATAACACGATGTTTTCATTTGATAAAAACAAAAAAGATGCAAAAGAACCGCAAGAGCGCAGTGAAATAAACAGCTCTCCCGCTATCAGCCCATCGAACGAGTTGATTAATTCAGTGAACCCTGTGCGCGTGAAAAAAGACACCTTTATTTCTCAGGGCGCACGGATGACGGGCTCTCTGGCTGTGGATGGCAATATCACCGTGGAAGGCCGGGTAGAAGGTGACGTGCAGTGCGATAACACGATTAAAGTAGAACACACCGGTCAGGTAAACGGCGAAATGAAATCGCAGCAGATTGTCATCAACGGTCGTGTTGAAGGACGTATCGTCGCCAGCGTCGTAGCCATTCTGGCGCAGGGGAAAGTATTTGGCGATATTTTCACCGACGAACTCTCCATTGAAAAAGGCGGCATCTTCACCGGCCAGTCCCACCCGCTGACTCCGCCAGCGCAGCATCAGGAAAAACTGAGCTACGTGGAAAAGAAAAAAGAGAAAACCGGTAAAACCCCCACAGAGCAAGAGAATGTCGTCGCGCTAGCGAGCAATGTGCCAACGGCGTGAGGTCGTCGTGAAAGGTTATTCTGACAGATAAAGACTATGGATAAGGAAGACATCATCGACAGGAGCTATTTCCGGTATTGGGGAAAAGCCAAAAGATCGGCGGATGTGCAGGAGGGAGATGATTATCACCTGCTGCCTTATCACGGTTTGGATGTGGCAGCCTGTGGTTATTTCTTGTTAAAGAGAAACTATTTTCAGGCTAACCATGTGCTGCGTGAGTTGGCGTCCGAGGCGGATGTCACCGCATGGTTTGCGTATTTTCTAGCCTGGCACGATATCGGGAAATTTGCCCGTGGTTTTCAGGGGAAATATGTCAACCCTGACTCCCCGTTAGTCCAGCATTCGGGACAATCTGGGGGGGAAAGGCATGACGATCTGGGCTTCTGGCTATGGACAATGCGTGATGATATTACCAGCTTATTTCCTTTAGGGACGAAGAAGCTCACGTCGGTGGTGAAAAGTACGCTGGAGATTTGGCTGAATATCGTCACCGGGCATCACGGTAAACCCGCGGCGGAATGCAAAGGTAGTCTGGCCTTTCATCGTGATGATTATTTGGCGGTAGGACATTACCTGCATGATCTGGAAACGTGTTTTCCCGACGCCTCTACGTTCCCAGTCTGTTTTGCAGATAAAGGCTGGCGAAACCGGCTGAAGCAGCAAAGTTGGGCGCTGGCTGGCTTGACCGTGCTGGCAGATTGGCTGGGCTCGCGCCAGCAGGATTTCCGCTATTGCAGCACGCCGATGCCGCTTGAAACCTACTGGCGTGAACACGCTCTGCCGACGGCAGAAAAGGTCGTCGCGCGTTTGCCACGAACCCCGTCTACTGCCCCTTTCCATTCTATCCAACAGCTCTTTCCGTTTATCCAACGCCCAACGCCGCTGCAACAGCAGGCACAGGAAGCGGATATTTCCGCTGACGGGCCGCAGCTTTTCATTCTGGAAGACGTGACTGGCGCGGGGAAAACAGAAGCCGCGATGATATTGGCACATCGTCTGATGGCGCAGCAGAAAGCGTGCGGTATTTATATCGGCCTGCCGACGATGGCGACGGCGAATGCTATGTACCTGCGGCTTGCCGAAGCCTACCGCGCATTATATTCACCAGAGCATAACCCTTCGCTGATGCTGGCGCATGGGGCGCGGCATATGTCATCAGCCTTTGTGCAATCGCTGTGGGAAGGTGACAGTCAGGGGCAGGCGCAGTACGACAAGAAAGAAAACGCTGCCAGCAAGGACTGTAACATCTGGTTTGCGGACTCGCGTAAGAAAGCGCTGCTGGCGGATATCGGCGTAGGCACGCTCGATCAGGCGCTGATGGCAGTGATGCCATTTCGCCACCAGTCGCTACGGGTGCTGGGGCTACAAAACAAGCTGCTGATTCTGGATGAAGTGCACGCGTATGACGCCTACATGAGCAAGCTGATTGAGCTGTTGATTGGCTTTCATGCGCTGCAGGGCGGCAGCGTGATTATCCTCACCGCGACGTTGCCACTTACCCTGCGGGAAAAACTGACGTGGGCGTTTTCGTTGGGGATAGCCTGTGAGTCTGCCCAGCCTGACCCCAACGCGGCCTATCCGTGGTTGACGCAGTTAACGCGTGAAGGGCTGCGTGAAACGGCGCTGGAAACGCGGTCGGAAGTAAAGCGCGAGGTCAAGATTAGCTGGTTGACTGAACGGTTGGAGGGCATCGAATCCGTGAAGGCTAGCGTAGCGGCAGGGCAATCGATCTGTTGGATCAGGAATACGGTGGATGACGCCATTGCCGTTTATCGTCAGCTCATTGAGGAGGGTATGGCAGAGAAAGATATGCTGCTGTTCCACAGCCGTTTCGCCTTTTGCGATCGTATGGCGATTGAGGAACAGGCGCTGACGTGGTTTGGCAAAGACAGCACGCCGGATAAACGTGCTGGCAAAGTGCTGATTGCCACGCAGGTGGTTGAGCAATCGCTGGATATTGATGTCGATAACATGATTAGCGACCTTGCACCCATCGACTTGCTGATTCAGCGTGCAGGGCGATTACAGCGGCATATCCGGTTTCTCGACGGGCGTCGTAAAACAGAGTTGGATACGGCACCGCTAACGGATGAGCGCCCGGCGGCTGTGCTGCACATCATGGCTCCGGTTTGGCAACCGGAAGCGGAGGCTAACTGGCTGGGTGATGAACTGCGCAACAGCGGCTACGTTTATCCCGATCATGCCGCGCTGTGGCGCACGCAGGCTATCTTGCGTGAATGCGGTGCAATAAAAATGCC
The genomic region above belongs to Pectobacterium colocasium and contains:
- a CDS encoding glycoside hydrolase family 32 protein, which produces MKEVHLLKRMAHALMSGHSRKQEDPYRPEWHLSPCVGLLNDPNGFIHHNGRYHLFYQWNPLSCAHGAKFWGHWSSADLVNWTHEPVALVPSESYESHGCYSGSAVVDQDAIMLMYTGNVKYDDGSRTAFQCLARENPNGEYDKLGAVLTLPDGYTGHVRDPKVWRHDDRWYMVLGAQDLDLQGKVLLYRSDDLLAWEKIGEIAGSRLGGVGDFGYMWECPDLFPLDGKDVLICCPQGVPAEEERYLNTFQAGYFIGSLNYDNGAYPHQGFHELDLGFEFYAPQTTLSEDGRRLLFGWMSIPDDNEFFEPTIEYGWIHTMTCPRELTLRGDRVYQHPARELQQLRRQHYSWHGAADYASPLHVSSAEILITVQGEFQLSLASQLVLCWDGERVTLSRHNRRTGEPEHRYWRGELSQLQILCDRSSVEIFINDGEAVMSARYFPESDATMTFSGSGRLTLQHWLLAPCVIE
- a CDS encoding substrate-binding domain-containing protein — translated: MKPTKRITISDIAALAGVSKSTASLVLNGRSKEFRVSDETRDRILAVAHEQRYQPSIHARSLRSSRSNTLGLVVPEMTNYGFAVISRELEMLCREAGLQLLIACTDENASQEMMAVNSLVQRQIDGLIVASSLLSDTEYQKINQQLPVIQFDRVIGDSTLPMVISEAVESTAEMVERIARQHHDEFYFLGGQPRISPTRHRLEGFQLGLTRAGIDCKPGWIIHGSYHPSAGYEMFAQLCATLGRPPKALFVAACGLMEGVLRYMNQHNLMESGIRLCCFDDHYLFDCLPLKIDTVAQDCENLARSSFEMVTSLIAQQPLEEDRRYIPTRIHWRHPDSRA
- the exbD gene encoding TonB system transport protein ExbD translates to MAMHLKEDVSDDGEMHDINVTPFIDVMLVLLIIFMVAAPLATVDIRVDLPASSAAPQPRPEKPLYLTVKADKQMFLGEEVVSEQSLAQVLDAKTSANKETTIFFQADKSVDYETIMSVMDSLRKAGYLKVGLVGAETAAK
- a CDS encoding TRAP transporter substrate-binding protein; its protein translation is MKLSKTLIGVCLGSTVLLMSQAIQAQQIKASDVHPEGYPNVVAVQKMGEKLKSATNGRLEIKTFPGGVLGDEKQMIEQAQLGAIDIIRVSMTPVAAILPEIEVFTLPYIFRDEDHMHKVLDGKIGQEIGDKITNNSRSKLVFLGWMDAGTRNLITKQPVVKPEDLKGMKIRVQGSPVALATLKAMGANSIAMGVSEVFSGMQTGVIDGTENNPPTFVAHNYLPVVKNYTWSRHFIIPELFLYSKTKWDKLSKEDQDLILKLAKEAQQEQRVLWSEYTQQSLDKMKAGGVQFHDIDTEYYFKATQPVRDQFGAKYQDLIKAVADVQ
- the exbB gene encoding tol-pal system-associated acyl-CoA thioesterase, which produces MKTAVSNTTQQVLSTWQKKRGVFSAFSRSVLVILLCTAGLSGNAFAAPATTPLSTENAAPATQPAAASPSAPVTTDAPASALSLPASAAPGTNNLMKTDLSVWGMYQHADAVVKTVMIGLLLASVITWAIFFSKSVEMSGAKRRLRREYLALEQAKTLDDALETADAFKAGSVAQQLLVDAQNELELSARSDDNNGIKERTAFRLERRVAATGRHMGRGNGYLATVGAVAPFVGLFGTVWGIMNSFIGIAQTQTTNLAVVAPGIAEALLATAIGLVAAIPAVVIYNVFARSIASYKAMVSDVAAQVLLLQSRDLDVAASNDNRASSAAHKLRVG
- a CDS encoding TRAP transporter small permease — translated: MAQSYLSSMDVLYRIAMWVSGLALLIMTLVIPVGIFARYVLNAALSWPEPISIICMVTFTFVGAAVSYRSNSHIAVSMLTDRLPESGKKICVHLSNLLMLLISLFILYYSTLLCLELWEQPVAEFPLLTAGESYLPLPIGSLITVLFIIEKMFFGPQDKRPVVMLGSS